One Streptomyces sp. V4I8 genomic window carries:
- a CDS encoding prolyl oligopeptidase family serine peptidase produces MTDSHGSDSRDHHMRDKGIADKGVPDWEKRFRAPRVSLPDWAEDAPDRSLFVSNATGTYELYAWDRSTGEQRQVTDRPNGTTDGVLSPDGAWIWWFDDKDGDEFGVWRRQPFTGGEDELAAPGLDPSYPAGLALGRDGRTAIVGRSTDEDGTTIHVARIGEPPVEIYRHRESAGVGDLSHDGSLIAVEHTEHGDAMHSALRVLRPDGSAVAELDDTKGGTEELGLEVLGFAPVTGDARLLIGHQRRGRWEPLVWNVATGEETDLALELPGDVSAEWYPDGAALLIAHSFEARSELFRYELAGRELVRVPTPAGSVSGATARPDGSVEYLWSSAAEPSAVRSTTGRVVLDPPGLKSPGSVAVEDVWVEGPGGRIHALVQRPEGTEGPLPTVFDIHGGPTWHDSDAFAAGPAAWVDHGYAVVRVNYRGSTGYGRAWTDALKHRVGLIELEDIAAVREWAVTSGLADPARLILTGGSWGGYLTLLGLGTQPDAWTVGIAAVPVADYVTAYHDEMEALKALDRTLLGGTPEEVPERFEASSPLTYVDQVKAPVYISAGVNDPRCPIRQVDNYVKRLEARGAVHEVYRYDAGHGSLVVDERIKQVRLELDFAERHLKAR; encoded by the coding sequence ATGACTGACAGCCACGGGTCCGATTCGCGGGATCACCACATGCGGGACAAGGGCATTGCGGACAAGGGCGTGCCGGACTGGGAGAAGCGCTTCCGGGCGCCGCGGGTGTCGCTGCCCGACTGGGCCGAGGACGCACCGGACCGCTCCTTGTTCGTGTCGAACGCCACAGGGACGTACGAGCTGTACGCCTGGGACCGTTCGACAGGTGAGCAGCGTCAGGTGACCGACCGGCCGAACGGCACGACGGACGGGGTGCTCTCCCCGGACGGCGCGTGGATCTGGTGGTTCGACGACAAGGACGGCGACGAGTTCGGCGTGTGGCGCCGCCAGCCGTTCACCGGCGGTGAGGACGAGCTCGCCGCGCCGGGCCTGGACCCGTCGTACCCGGCGGGCCTCGCCCTCGGCCGGGACGGACGTACGGCGATCGTGGGCCGCTCGACGGACGAGGACGGCACGACGATCCATGTGGCCCGGATCGGCGAGCCCCCGGTGGAGATCTACCGGCACCGCGAGTCCGCGGGCGTCGGCGACCTCTCGCACGACGGCTCGCTGATCGCCGTCGAGCACACCGAGCACGGCGACGCGATGCACTCGGCGCTGCGCGTCCTGCGCCCCGACGGCTCTGCGGTCGCCGAGCTCGACGACACCAAGGGCGGCACCGAGGAACTGGGCCTGGAGGTCCTGGGCTTCGCCCCGGTGACCGGCGACGCGCGCCTGCTCATCGGGCACCAGCGGCGCGGCCGCTGGGAGCCGCTGGTGTGGAACGTGGCGACGGGGGAGGAGACGGACCTCGCCCTGGAGCTGCCGGGTGACGTCAGCGCGGAGTGGTATCCGGACGGGGCCGCGCTGTTGATCGCGCACAGCTTCGAGGCCCGCAGCGAGCTGTTCCGGTACGAACTGGCCGGGCGTGAGCTGGTGCGGGTCCCGACTCCCGCGGGGTCCGTGTCGGGGGCGACGGCCCGCCCGGACGGCAGCGTGGAGTACCTGTGGTCGTCGGCGGCGGAGCCGTCGGCGGTGCGGTCGACGACGGGGCGCGTGGTCCTGGATCCGCCCGGCCTGAAGTCCCCCGGCTCGGTCGCGGTGGAGGACGTGTGGGTGGAGGGCCCCGGCGGCCGCATCCACGCCCTGGTGCAGCGGCCGGAGGGCACCGAGGGCCCGCTGCCGACGGTCTTCGACATCCACGGAGGCCCGACCTGGCACGACAGCGACGCGTTCGCGGCGGGCCCGGCGGCCTGGGTGGACCACGGTTACGCGGTGGTCCGGGTCAACTACCGCGGCTCGACGGGCTACGGGCGCGCGTGGACGGACGCGCTCAAGCACCGGGTCGGGCTGATCGAGCTGGAGGACATCGCGGCGGTCCGCGAGTGGGCGGTGACGTCCGGCCTGGCCGACCCGGCCCGCCTCATCCTCACCGGCGGTTCGTGGGGCGGCTACCTCACCCTCCTCGGCCTCGGCACCCAGCCGGACGCGTGGACGGTGGGAATCGCTGCGGTCCCCGTCGCCGACTACGTCACCGCGTACCACGACGAGATGGAGGCCCTGAAGGCCCTGGACCGCACCCTCCTGGGCGGCACCCCTGAGGAGGTCCCCGAGCGCTTCGAGGCATCGTCACCGCTGACCTACGTCGACCAGGTGAAGGCACCGGTCTACATCTCGGCCGGCGTGAACGACCCGCGCTGCCCGATCCGGCAGGTCGACAACTATGTGAAGCGGCTGGAGGCCCGCGGGGCGGTGCACGAGGTGTACCGGTACGACGCGGGGCACGGGTCGCTGGTGGTGGACGAGCGGATCAAGCAGGTGCGGCTGGAACTGGACTTCGCGGAGCGGCACTTGAAGGCTCGTTGA
- a CDS encoding aspartate-semialdehyde dehydrogenase, whose product MAGMASRRPTLAVVGATGAVGSVMLQILSQRADIWGEIRLIASPRSAGRKLAVRGEQVEVVALTEEAFAGVDVAMFDVPDEVSARWAPIAAAKGAVVVDNSGAFRMDREVPLVVPEVNPHAVRMRPRGIVANPNCTTLSMIVALGALHAEFGLRSLVVSSYQAVSGAGRAGVETLRRQLSMVAGTELGTSPGDVRRAVGDDTGPFPEPVALNVVPWAGSLREDGWSSEEMKVRNESRKILGLPQLPVAVTCVRVPVLTGHSLTVHARFEGEVTVAKAREILATAPGVVLYDDPEAGEFPTPSDVVGTDPTWVGRVRRALDDPTALELFVCGDNLRKGAALNTAQIAELVAAELR is encoded by the coding sequence ATGGCGGGAATGGCGTCCCGTCGACCGACGCTCGCGGTCGTGGGTGCAACCGGAGCCGTCGGCTCGGTCATGCTCCAGATCCTGTCCCAGCGGGCGGACATCTGGGGCGAGATCCGTCTGATCGCCTCGCCGCGCTCGGCCGGCCGCAAGCTGGCCGTGCGCGGTGAACAGGTCGAGGTGGTGGCGCTCACCGAGGAGGCCTTCGCCGGGGTCGACGTCGCGATGTTCGACGTACCCGACGAGGTGTCCGCCCGGTGGGCGCCGATCGCCGCCGCCAAGGGCGCGGTGGTGGTGGACAACTCGGGCGCCTTCCGCATGGACCGGGAGGTGCCCCTCGTCGTCCCCGAGGTCAATCCGCACGCGGTCCGGATGCGGCCGCGCGGGATCGTCGCCAACCCCAACTGCACCACCCTCTCCATGATCGTGGCGCTGGGCGCGCTGCACGCCGAGTTCGGGCTGCGCTCCCTGGTGGTGTCCTCGTACCAGGCGGTGAGCGGGGCCGGGCGGGCCGGCGTGGAGACCCTGCGCCGGCAGCTGTCCATGGTCGCCGGCACGGAGCTGGGGACCAGCCCCGGTGACGTACGGCGGGCCGTCGGCGACGACACCGGGCCGTTCCCGGAGCCGGTCGCGCTGAACGTCGTGCCGTGGGCCGGGTCGCTGCGCGAGGACGGCTGGTCGTCGGAGGAGATGAAGGTGCGGAACGAGTCCCGCAAGATCCTCGGACTGCCGCAGCTGCCGGTCGCGGTGACCTGTGTGCGGGTGCCGGTGCTGACCGGGCACTCGCTGACCGTGCACGCCCGCTTCGAGGGCGAGGTCACGGTCGCCAAGGCGCGCGAGATCCTGGCCACCGCGCCGGGGGTCGTGCTGTACGACGACCCGGAGGCCGGGGAGTTCCCGACGCCGTCCGACGTGGTGGGCACGGACCCGACCTGGGTCGGCCGGGTGCGGCGCGCGCTCGACGATCCGACGGCGCTCGAACTCTTCGTCTGCGGGGACAACCTGCGCAAGGGCGCGGCCCTCAACACCGCGCAGATCGCGGAGCTGGTGGCGGCGGAGTTGCGGTGA
- a CDS encoding TIGR03943 family protein: MNRQAQSAVLFLLGASLLHAGTTDLYLRYVKQGLRPLVLVSGAVLIAAAVATVWYERKRVQRHKGRADEATHAHPEPHPHREPRVAWLLVLPLFALILVAPPALGSYSATRTGTALQEPLAYPALPAADPLRLSVVDYAGRAVYDHGRTLRDRRVQLTGFLALDRDGAPYLVRMALNCCAADAQPVKVALTGQVPPVLQPDTWLRITGTYTPRRTEDPVNGGPIPFIEVTEAKPVAAPTDPYDESWNN, from the coding sequence GTGAACCGCCAGGCCCAGTCGGCAGTCCTGTTCCTGCTGGGCGCGTCCCTGCTGCACGCGGGCACCACCGACCTCTATCTCCGGTACGTCAAGCAGGGCCTGCGCCCGCTCGTGCTGGTGTCCGGCGCGGTGCTGATCGCGGCGGCGGTGGCGACCGTCTGGTACGAGCGGAAGCGGGTCCAGCGGCACAAGGGCCGCGCGGACGAGGCGACCCACGCTCACCCCGAACCCCACCCCCACCGCGAACCCCGAGTCGCCTGGCTCCTCGTCCTCCCCCTCTTCGCCCTGATCCTGGTCGCCCCGCCCGCCCTCGGCTCCTACAGCGCGACCCGCACCGGTACGGCCCTCCAGGAACCCCTCGCCTACCCCGCCCTCCCCGCCGCCGACCCCCTGCGCCTGAGCGTCGTCGACTACGCGGGCCGCGCCGTCTACGACCACGGCCGCACCCTCCGCGACCGCCGGGTCCAGCTCACCGGCTTCCTGGCGCTGGACCGCGACGGCGCCCCCTACCTGGTCCGCATGGCCCTCAACTGCTGCGCCGCCGACGCCCAGCCGGTCAAGGTCGCCCTCACCGGCCAGGTCCCCCCGGTCCTCCAGCCGGACACCTGGCTGCGGATCACCGGCACCTACACCCCGCGCCGCACCGAGGACCCGGTCAACGGCGGCCCCATCCCGTTCATCGAGGTCACTGAGGCGAAGCCGGTGGCGGCGCCCACGGATCCGTATGACGAGAGCTGGAACAACTGA
- a CDS encoding tRNA-dependent cyclodipeptide synthase, giving the protein MTASEIQHVTQADPDFPAGLFESRPFTPHCEVIRTAGDHAVIGVSPGNSYFSARRVHDLARWGLALFERVDFVYTDLYVAEMYAASGYPPDDARRKAVKNLRGVRAKVLGAVQAVDPGGTRLYAHAMSDFRGNPAYREIHDHLQARLATDDEFRTTCEKLVDSFLAEKAGRASDAQREVCLAYVCAEAPLFLDTPAILGVPSSLNCYHQLLPMAELLYSRGAGLRASRNQGHAIVTPAEGATDAH; this is encoded by the coding sequence GTGACCGCTTCAGAGATCCAGCACGTCACGCAAGCCGATCCGGATTTCCCGGCCGGCCTTTTCGAGAGCCGGCCCTTCACGCCCCACTGCGAGGTCATCCGCACCGCAGGCGACCACGCCGTCATCGGCGTCTCCCCCGGCAACAGCTACTTCTCCGCCCGCCGCGTCCACGACCTGGCCCGCTGGGGCCTCGCCCTCTTCGAGCGGGTGGACTTCGTCTACACGGACCTGTACGTGGCCGAGATGTACGCGGCGTCGGGCTATCCGCCCGACGACGCGCGCCGCAAGGCGGTGAAGAACCTGCGCGGGGTGCGGGCCAAGGTCCTGGGCGCGGTCCAGGCCGTCGACCCCGGCGGCACCCGCCTGTACGCGCACGCCATGTCGGACTTCCGCGGCAACCCGGCGTACCGCGAGATCCACGACCACCTGCAGGCCCGCCTGGCCACCGACGACGAGTTCCGCACGACCTGCGAGAAGCTCGTCGACTCCTTCCTGGCCGAGAAGGCGGGGCGCGCGAGCGACGCGCAGCGCGAGGTCTGCCTGGCCTACGTCTGCGCCGAGGCACCCCTTTTCCTGGACACCCCCGCCATCCTGGGCGTCCCCTCCTCGCTCAACTGCTACCACCAGCTCCTGCCGATGGCCGAGCTGCTCTACTCCCGGGGCGCCGGCCTGCGCGCCTCCCGCAACCAGGGGCACGCCATCGTGACGCCCGCAGAGGGAGCCACCGATGCCCACTGA
- a CDS encoding permease, whose protein sequence is MAITKAAPQETGGAGQEGRHLDSPLLLTMLMVVLVLLQSPIRRALSAPVMQSWTTVFVAVMVQALPFLVLGVLLSAAIAVFVPPSFFARALPGRPALAVPVAGAAGAVLPGCECASVPVAGALVRRGVTPAAALTFLLSAPAINPIVLTATAVAFPGNPEMVLARLVASLLVACAMGWLWLRLGRTDWLKPPSHPSHDGQSRGEAFWGSVRHDVMHAGGFLVVGAMAAATLKAVAPESWLRAAADNPVLSVLALAVLAVVLSICSEADAFVAASLSQFSLTARLTFLVVGPMIDLKLFAMQTGTFGRAFALRFAPATFALAVVVSVLVGAVIL, encoded by the coding sequence GTGGCGATTACCAAAGCGGCCCCGCAGGAAACCGGCGGGGCCGGGCAAGAGGGCCGGCACCTCGACTCCCCGCTCCTCCTCACCATGCTCATGGTCGTGCTGGTGCTCCTGCAGAGCCCGATCCGCCGCGCGCTCTCCGCGCCGGTCATGCAGAGCTGGACGACGGTGTTCGTCGCGGTGATGGTCCAGGCGCTGCCCTTCCTCGTGCTGGGCGTGCTGCTCTCGGCGGCGATCGCGGTGTTCGTGCCGCCGTCCTTCTTCGCCCGTGCCCTGCCCGGCCGACCCGCCCTCGCCGTCCCGGTCGCCGGAGCGGCGGGCGCGGTGCTGCCCGGTTGCGAGTGCGCCTCCGTGCCGGTGGCCGGGGCGCTGGTCCGCCGCGGCGTCACCCCCGCCGCGGCGCTGACGTTCCTGTTGTCCGCCCCCGCGATCAACCCGATCGTGCTGACGGCGACGGCGGTCGCCTTTCCCGGCAACCCGGAGATGGTCCTGGCCCGGCTGGTCGCCAGCCTGCTGGTGGCGTGCGCGATGGGCTGGCTGTGGCTGCGTCTGGGCCGTACGGACTGGCTGAAGCCGCCCTCCCACCCGTCCCACGACGGCCAGAGCAGGGGCGAGGCCTTCTGGGGCTCCGTCCGGCACGACGTGATGCACGCCGGCGGCTTCCTGGTGGTTGGCGCGATGGCGGCGGCGACACTCAAGGCGGTGGCCCCGGAGAGCTGGCTGCGCGCGGCGGCCGACAACCCGGTGCTGTCGGTCCTCGCCCTCGCGGTCCTCGCGGTGGTGCTGTCGATCTGCTCGGAGGCGGACGCGTTCGTTGCGGCGTCGCTGTCGCAGTTCTCGCTCACGGCCCGGCTCACCTTCCTCGTCGTGGGCCCGATGATCGACCTGAAGCTGTTCGCGATGCAGACGGGCACCTTCGGCCGCGCCTTCGCCCTGCGCTTCGCACCGGCCACCTTCGCGCTGGCCGTGGTCGTGTCGGTGCTGGTCGGGGCGGTGATCCTGTGA
- a CDS encoding SigE family RNA polymerase sigma factor, protein MAEVLDFTAATRGTALRPPRRPVRSRMPGAPGGMPVIAPMPAARPARIPSQRDGAEAENDAAAGTTVDHLTETYRAHYRSLLGLAALLLDDTASCEDVVQEAFIRVHSARKRVRDPEKTLAYLRQTVVNLSRSALRRRILGLKLLSKPMPDMASAEEGAYDQLERDSLIKAMKGLQRRQREVLVLRYFADMTEAQVAETLGISLGSVKAYGSRGIAALRVAMEAPA, encoded by the coding sequence GTGGCAGAGGTACTCGACTTCACTGCGGCGACCCGCGGCACGGCCCTACGGCCGCCCCGCCGGCCCGTCCGATCCCGCATGCCCGGTGCGCCCGGCGGCATGCCGGTGATCGCGCCCATGCCCGCAGCGCGGCCCGCCCGCATACCCAGTCAGCGCGACGGCGCCGAGGCCGAGAACGACGCGGCGGCCGGCACGACCGTCGACCATCTCACCGAGACCTACCGGGCCCACTACCGCTCGCTGCTGGGTCTCGCGGCCCTCCTCCTCGACGACACCGCCTCCTGCGAGGACGTCGTCCAGGAGGCGTTCATCCGCGTCCACTCCGCGCGCAAGCGCGTCCGTGACCCGGAGAAGACGCTGGCGTACCTCCGTCAGACGGTCGTCAACCTCTCCCGCTCCGCCCTGCGCCGCCGGATACTCGGTCTGAAGCTGCTGTCGAAGCCGATGCCCGACATGGCGAGCGCGGAGGAGGGGGCGTACGACCAGCTGGAGCGGGACTCCCTCATCAAGGCGATGAAGGGTCTGCAGCGCCGGCAGCGCGAAGTGCTGGTCCTGCGGTACTTCGCGGACATGACCGAGGCGCAGGTCGCCGAGACGCTCGGCATCTCGCTGGGCTCGGTGAAGGCGTACGGCTCGCGTGGCATCGCGGCGCTGCGGGTCGCCATGGAGGCGCCGGCATGA
- a CDS encoding NAD-binding protein → MVVCGDDGLAHRLAAELRGVYGEQVTLVVPPSERTVRPPVVGRARAASAALLGAVTAAVGRTGGGVGGGSEPAGNIRVVEAAEATEAAFADAGVERAAALALVYDDDETNIRAALTARRLNPRLRLVLRLYNRRLGQHIEELLDQAAALATGVGDAGLDASTTVLSDADTAAPALAATAVAGTTKVVQTDGLLLRAVERPPPRPGQTPPAGLATLALLSTTSNDPAGTDGSEGSGDQGPLLLPDEAAVQGARGRGTVVLEQVSYAGPSLPSGRSVVPSFASLFSRRLRWSLAGLVGCVAALAVALTVVTGEHPLYATYMTLLDLFAINEPALHQSMARQILQLLSGLTGLLLLPVLLAAVLEALGTFRTASALRKPPRGLGGHVVLLGLGKIGTRVLTRLRELHIPVVCVESDPEARGMATARRLRVPVVLGDVTQEGVLEAAKIHRSHALLAVTSADTTNLEAALYARSVRPDLRVVLRLYDDDFATAVYRTLRAAHPYASTRSRSVTHLAAPAFAGAMMGRQILGAIPVERRVLLFAAVDVAGHPQLEDKTVGEAFRAGAWRVLALDRSGRDERRDGGREEPAVEEAYEEPRGGGTSGWVWDLPDTYVLHKEDRVVLAATRRGLAELLGRRSRERAGA, encoded by the coding sequence ATGGTGGTGTGCGGCGACGACGGGCTCGCGCACCGGCTTGCCGCCGAGTTGCGCGGGGTGTACGGAGAACAGGTCACGCTCGTCGTGCCACCCTCCGAACGCACGGTACGACCACCCGTCGTGGGCCGTGCCCGGGCCGCGTCGGCGGCGCTGCTCGGCGCGGTGACCGCGGCCGTGGGCCGCACGGGCGGCGGGGTCGGCGGCGGCAGCGAACCGGCCGGGAACATCCGGGTGGTGGAGGCCGCCGAGGCCACCGAGGCCGCGTTCGCCGACGCGGGCGTGGAACGGGCCGCCGCGCTCGCCCTCGTCTACGACGACGACGAGACCAACATCCGCGCCGCCCTCACCGCCCGCCGTCTCAACCCCCGCCTCCGGCTCGTCCTGCGCCTGTACAACCGCCGGTTGGGCCAGCACATCGAGGAACTCCTGGACCAGGCCGCCGCGTTGGCGACCGGCGTGGGGGACGCCGGCCTGGACGCCTCCACGACCGTCCTGTCCGACGCCGACACGGCCGCCCCCGCGCTGGCCGCCACGGCTGTCGCCGGCACCACCAAGGTCGTCCAGACGGACGGCCTGCTGCTGCGCGCGGTGGAGCGCCCGCCCCCGCGCCCCGGTCAGACGCCCCCGGCCGGACTGGCGACGCTGGCCCTGCTGTCCACGACCAGCAACGACCCGGCCGGAACGGACGGTTCGGAGGGCAGCGGGGACCAGGGCCCGCTGCTGCTGCCGGACGAGGCAGCCGTGCAGGGCGCCCGGGGACGGGGCACCGTCGTCCTGGAACAGGTGTCGTACGCGGGCCCGTCCCTGCCGTCGGGCCGGAGCGTCGTACCGTCGTTCGCCTCCCTGTTCTCGCGCCGGTTGCGGTGGTCGCTGGCCGGGCTGGTGGGGTGTGTCGCGGCGCTGGCCGTGGCGCTGACGGTGGTGACCGGGGAACACCCGCTGTACGCGACCTACATGACCCTCCTCGATCTCTTCGCCATCAACGAGCCCGCCCTCCACCAGTCCATGGCCCGCCAGATCCTCCAGCTCCTGTCCGGGCTGACCGGTCTGCTGCTGCTCCCGGTGCTGCTCGCCGCGGTGCTGGAGGCCCTCGGCACCTTCCGCACCGCGTCCGCCCTGCGCAAACCGCCGCGCGGGCTGGGCGGCCATGTGGTCCTGCTCGGCCTCGGCAAGATCGGCACCCGGGTCCTGACCCGGCTGCGGGAACTGCACATCCCCGTGGTGTGCGTCGAGTCCGACCCCGAGGCCCGCGGGATGGCGACGGCACGGCGGCTGCGGGTGCCGGTGGTGCTCGGGGACGTCACCCAGGAAGGCGTCCTGGAGGCCGCGAAGATCCACCGCTCGCACGCCCTCCTCGCGGTGACCAGCGCCGACACGACGAACCTCGAAGCCGCGCTGTACGCCCGCTCCGTCCGCCCCGACCTCCGTGTGGTCCTGCGTCTGTACGACGACGACTTCGCCACCGCCGTCTACCGCACCCTGCGTGCCGCGCACCCCTACGCCTCCACCCGCAGCCGCAGCGTGACCCATCTGGCCGCGCCCGCGTTCGCCGGGGCGATGATGGGGCGCCAGATCCTGGGGGCGATTCCCGTCGAGCGGCGGGTACTCCTGTTCGCGGCGGTCGACGTGGCCGGTCATCCACAGCTTGAGGACAAGACCGTCGGCGAGGCCTTCCGGGCGGGCGCCTGGCGGGTGCTGGCCCTGGACCGCTCCGGACGGGACGAACGCCGCGACGGTGGCCGGGAGGAACCGGCGGTGGAGGAGGCGTACGAGGAGCCCCGCGGGGGCGGCACGTCGGGGTGGGTGTGGGACCTGCCCGACACGTACGTCCTCCACAAGGAGGACCGGGTCGTCCTGGCCGCCACCCGGCGGGGGCTGGCGGAGCTGCTGGGGAGGCGGTCGCGGGAGCGGGCGGGGGCGTAG
- a CDS encoding SURF1 family protein, producing MYRFLLTPRWWGINVFVLLAIPFCVFMGSWQLGRFEARVQDHRTAGELAEKAEHEAPRPLTELLPVDKATSGRQVTASGRYGKQLLVPGRELDDRQGYYVLTLLHTDDGKALPVVRGWLPGDAGRAEAPAAPTGEVTVTGALQASEVPGENGVPAQGGLPAGQTAAISAATLVNLVPYDVYDAWITLGKADSGMKPVPAAAPSDTGLDLKAFQNLGYTGEWFVFAGFVVFMWFRLLRREVESIRDAELGLLPEGEPSGVPAPEKTGA from the coding sequence GTGTACCGGTTTCTGCTGACGCCCCGTTGGTGGGGGATCAACGTCTTCGTGCTGCTCGCCATCCCCTTCTGCGTGTTCATGGGGTCGTGGCAGCTGGGCCGGTTCGAGGCGCGGGTGCAGGACCATCGCACCGCCGGTGAGCTGGCCGAGAAGGCCGAGCACGAGGCGCCCCGTCCGCTCACCGAGCTGCTGCCGGTGGACAAGGCGACGTCGGGCCGGCAGGTCACCGCGAGCGGACGGTACGGCAAGCAGTTGCTCGTGCCGGGCCGGGAGCTGGACGACCGGCAGGGCTACTACGTCCTGACGCTGCTGCACACCGACGACGGCAAGGCCCTGCCGGTGGTACGCGGCTGGCTGCCGGGCGACGCCGGCCGGGCCGAGGCCCCCGCCGCGCCCACCGGCGAGGTCACGGTCACCGGCGCGCTCCAGGCGTCCGAGGTGCCCGGTGAGAACGGCGTGCCGGCGCAAGGGGGCCTGCCCGCCGGCCAGACGGCGGCGATCAGCGCGGCGACGCTGGTGAACCTGGTGCCGTACGACGTCTACGACGCCTGGATCACCCTCGGCAAGGCCGACTCCGGTATGAAGCCGGTCCCGGCGGCCGCCCCCAGCGACACCGGCCTCGATCTGAAGGCGTTCCAGAACCTCGGCTACACCGGCGAGTGGTTCGTCTTCGCGGGCTTCGTGGTCTTCATGTGGTTCCGCCTCCTCCGCCGCGAGGTGGAGTCCATCCGGGACGCGGAACTGGGCCTGCTGCCCGAGGGGGAGCCCAGCGGCGTTCCGGCCCCGGAGAAGACCGGCGCCTGA
- a CDS encoding aspartate kinase, with product MGLVVQKYGGSSVADAEGIKRVAKRIVEAKKNGHQVVAVVSAMGDTTDELIDLAEQVSPMPAGRELDMLLTAGERISMALLAMAIKNLGHSAQSFTGSQAGVITDSVHNKARIIDVTPGRIRDSLDEGNIAIVAGFQGVSQDSKDITTLGRGGSDTTAVALAAALDAEVCEIYTDVDGVFTADPRVVKKAKKIDWIAFEDMLELAASGSKVLLHRCVEYARRYNIPIHVRSSFSGLQGTWVSSEPIDQGDKHVEQAIISGVAHDTSEAKVTVVGVPDKPGEAAAIFRTISDAEINIDMIVQNVSAASTGLTDISFTLPKSEGRKAIDALEKNKSGIGFDSLRYDDQIGKISLVGAGMKTNPGVTADFFKALSDAGVNIELISTSEIRISVVTRADDVNEAVRAVHSAFGLDSDSDEAVVYGGTGR from the coding sequence GTGGGCCTTGTCGTGCAGAAGTACGGAGGCTCCTCCGTAGCCGATGCCGAGGGCATCAAGCGCGTCGCCAAGCGGATCGTGGAAGCCAAGAAGAACGGCCACCAGGTGGTCGCCGTGGTTTCCGCGATGGGCGACACGACGGACGAGCTGATCGATCTCGCCGAGCAGGTATCCCCGATGCCTGCCGGGCGCGAGCTCGACATGCTGCTGACCGCGGGAGAGCGGATCTCGATGGCCCTGCTGGCCATGGCGATCAAAAACCTGGGCCACTCGGCCCAGTCGTTCACCGGCAGCCAGGCAGGTGTCATCACCGACTCGGTCCACAACAAAGCCCGGATCATCGATGTGACGCCGGGCCGGATCCGTGACTCGCTGGACGAGGGCAACATCGCCATCGTCGCCGGCTTTCAGGGCGTCAGCCAGGACTCGAAGGACATCACCACGCTGGGGCGTGGCGGGTCCGACACCACCGCTGTCGCGCTGGCCGCCGCCCTCGACGCCGAGGTCTGCGAGATCTACACCGACGTCGACGGCGTGTTCACCGCCGACCCGCGCGTGGTCAAGAAGGCGAAGAAGATCGACTGGATCGCCTTCGAGGACATGCTGGAGCTGGCCGCGTCCGGCTCGAAGGTGCTGCTCCACCGCTGTGTGGAGTACGCCCGCCGCTACAACATCCCGATCCACGTCCGGTCCAGCTTCAGCGGACTTCAGGGCACGTGGGTCAGCAGCGAGCCGATCGATCAAGGGGACAAGCACGTGGAGCAGGCCATCATCTCCGGTGTCGCGCACGACACCTCCGAGGCCAAGGTCACGGTCGTCGGTGTGCCGGACAAGCCGGGCGAGGCCGCCGCGATCTTCCGGACGATCTCCGACGCCGAGATCAACATCGACATGATCGTGCAGAACGTGTCCGCCGCCTCCACCGGCCTGACGGACATCTCCTTCACGCTGCCGAAGTCCGAGGGCCGCAAGGCCATCGACGCCCTGGAGAAGAACAAGAGCGGCATCGGCTTCGACTCCCTGCGCTACGACGACCAGATCGGCAAGATCTCCCTGGTCGGCGCCGGTATGAAGACCAACCCGGGTGTCACGGCCGACTTCTTCAAGGCGCTGTCCGACGCGGGCGTGAACATCGAGCTGATCTCGACCTCCGAGATCCGCATCTCGGTCGTCACCCGCGCCGACGACGTCAACGAGGCCGTCCGCGCCGTGCACTCCGCTTTCGGACTCGACTCCGACAGCGACGAGGCTGTCGTGTACGGGGGCACCGGGCGCTGA